The DNA window ATCTGCGTCGACCCCCGGCTCACGCCGGTGGCGCGGCACGCCACGATCCACCTGGCGCCGCTGCCCGGCACCAACGTGGCGTTGATGAACGGCCTGTTGCACGAGATCATCGGCCACGGCTGGATCGACCGCGACTACATCGACACGCACACAGTCGGTTTCGACGAGCTGCGCGGGCGGGTCGAAGAGTTCCCGCCCGAGCGGGTGGCCGAGATCTGCGGTGTGCGGGCCGACGACATCCGGCGCGCGGCGCGGCTGCTGGGCACGGCCAGGCGGTTGATGTCCACCGTGCTGCAGGGCTTCTATCAGTCCCACCAGGCCACCGCGGCGGCCGTGCAGGTCAACAACATTCACCTGGTGCGCGGCATGCTGGGCAAGCCGGGTTGCGGGGTGTTGCAGATGAACGGGCAGCCGACCGCGGAGAACACCCGCGAGTGCGGCGCCAACGGGGACCTGGCCGGCTTCCGCAACTGGTCCAACGACTCCCACGTCGCCGAGCTGGCGAAATTGTGGAACCTTGACGTCCTGCAGATTCCGCACTACGGCCCGCCGACGCACGCCATGCAGATGTTCCGCTACGCCGAGGAGGGAACGTTGCGGATGCTGTGGGTCACCGCCACCAATCCCGCGGTGTCCCTACCGGAGTTGCCGCGGATCCGCGACATCTTGTCGCAGGAACGGCTGTTTCTGATCGTCCAGGACATCTTCATGACCGAGACCGCCGCGCTGGCCGACGTGGTGTTGCCCGCTGCCGCGTGGGCCGAGAAGACCGGCACCTTCACCAATGCCGACCGCACCGTGCACCTGTCCGAAAAGGCCGTGGAACCACCGGGTTCCGCGCGTTCCGACCTCGATATCTTCTTGGACTACGCGCGGCGGATGGACTTCCGCGACAAGGACGGCCGGCCCTTCCCGCCCTGGACGGATGCGGAGTCGGCGTTCGAGGCGTGGAAGCAATGCAGCGCCGGCCGGCCGTGTGACTACACGGGCTTGAGCTATGAGAAGCTGCGCGGCGGCGGCGGTATCCAATGGCCTTGCAACGCAGAGCATCCCGACGGCACCGAACGGCTCTACGCCGACGCGAAATTCTGGGCCACCCCGGACTATTGCGAGGCGTACGGCAAGGACCTGATCACCGGCGCCCCACTGCAGCCCGACGAGTACCGCTCGATGAACCCCTTCGGCAAGGCCATCATCAAGGCGGCCGAGTACGTGCCTCCGCACGAGCGAACCAGCTCCGAGTTCCCGTTCGCATTGATCACGGGTCGCACCGTCTACCACTTCCATACCCGCACCAAAACCGCTCGGGCACAGCAACTTCAGCGGGCGGCTCCCGAGGTGTGGGTCGAGGTGTCCGAACGCGACGCCCACCACCTGGGCATCGAGGAGGGCGACCTCGTCGAGGTGAGCACGCCGCGCGGCCGCGTCTCCTGCGCCGCTCGCATCTGCGGCATTCGCGACGGCGTGCTGTTCGTGCCCTTCCACTACGGCTATTGGGACACCGACGGCAAGACCCACCAGCGTGCGGGCAATGAAATGACACTCACCGATTGGGATCCGGTGTCCAAGCAACCGATCTACAAGACGGCCGCCGCCCGGCTGCGCAAGGTTCGGGTCAGGCCGCCCGGCCAAAACGGTTACGCGCCCACCACCGCGGCGTCCACACCGGTCAACGGATCGGTGCCCGCGACGGAAGGCGGCGCGATGGCCGGCGTGACCGAGGTCGTCCTGACGGGAAACCGGCCATGAAGCTGAAGTTGGCGATCCGCGAGCTGCACCGTTCCGAACGCAAGCTGGCCCACGAGCTCAACGTGGTGTCCGCGCGTCATCGCAGTGACCAGGACATCTGTCACCTGGCACGCGACCTGGCCGGCTGGTCGCGGCAACATCTGCGGGAACTGGCGCAGCACGGCCGCCACTATGGTCTGCGCCTGTCCCCCGACCCGCACACCGGCGCGATCACCGGTTTAGTCCAGTCGCGGGTCAGTGCGATGCTGCGGCACCGACCCGAACCCGGCCTGGCGCTGCTCGCCGACCTGCGACGGATTCACCGGCTGTCGGCGGGGGTGTCGCTGGATTGGGAGTTGCTGGCGCAGGGCGCGCAAGCCGCCAAGGATGCCGAACTGCTGAGCCTGACGTCGCGCTGCCACCCCGAGACGTTGCGCCAGATGCGCTGGGCCAACGCGATGCTCAAAGAGCTTTCCCCGCAAGTCTTGATGAACTGAACGACAACGCGGTGGCCGCCGCTGGCGCCACCGCGTTCCCTTCGCCTCCTCGACGCCAGTCTGACACGCGTGCGTGCCGCCGTCACTTCACCCGGGCGACCTCGCCTCAGTCATCCGCCGCGACCCATTGATAGGGCAGGAACTTCCCGTCGAACGTCACCACCACCCGGTCGCCGGACGGGTGCGGCTTCTTTTGCACGTCGAGACTGAAGTTGATCGCGCTCATGATGCCGTCGCCGAACTGTTCGGCGATGACTTCCTTGAGGGCGCCGCCGTATACCTGCAGGGCTTCGTAGAAGCGGTAGATGGTCGGGTCCGTCGGAACCGCGGTGGGCAGCCCGCCGCGCATCGAAGCGGCGGCCAGCACCGGCACCGCCGACTCGTCGAGACCGAGCATGTCGATGAGAACCTTGGCATGTTCGACCGGGATCGGGTGCTGGCCGAGCAACGCCGCCGTGGTCCACATCAGCGGCCGGTCGATCGCATCGGCCAGCTGTTGCCACGTCAGCCCTTTCGCCAACCGCGCGACGACGATCTGTTCGGTGAGTTCGTTTCTCGTCATGCGTCTCAGCATGCACGAACGGAAAGGTAGTTGCGCCGGGGCCGTGTCCGGGGAATTGGACACTTCGCCGGATCCGCTAGCGCATGCGCTAGCGAGTTTGGTGGTGACGCATACCTCCGACACCGGCGGGACCGTAACCCGGCGGTCATGCACGCGCGACTCGATAAGGCGCCGAAGGCTTGCGGTGGCGATCACCAACGGCCGTGGTGGACGACCTCCGAGAACGGCCGCCGATTCGGCTTGCGGATCGGGCGTAGCGGGCGGTCGGCGGGATAGCCGACACCGAGCAGGAAGGCCACCAGGTACTCGTCGGGCACACCGAGGATGGCGCGGGCCTTGTCCTGGTCCCCCACCGACGAGTGACCGGTCCCGATACCCAGGTCCGTGGCGGCGATCATCATGGCCATGGTGGCCTGCCCGACGTCATAGTTGTCGGTGACCACTCGGCGTTCGTCGGGCGGCACCGGGACCACGATGGCGATCGCGGCCGGGGCCGCCGCGATGTGGCCGGCCCCCCGCCAGACCGTGGACAGCTCGGCCAGCTGGTTGCGGTCGGTGACGATGACGAAGTCCCACGGCTGGCGGTTCTTCGCCGACGGTGCGCGCCAGCCTGCTTCCGCGATGCGGTCCAGGTCCTCGCCCGGTATCGGTTTCGGCTGGTAATCCCGCACGTTGCGGCGTGCGCAGATCGCGTCCCAAGCTTCCATCTGGCTCCCTCCATCGTCTGTTTTCCCGGATCAACCGGCGTAGGATCGGCTCAATTCCCAGGTAGGGATTGCGCGTTCGCCCTTAGCCTAGCTCCGGTAGATGTGAGTGGTCGGGTGCCAGCGTAGCCAAACGTCTTGGGCCACAGCTAAATACGACTTCTCCTGCGGGGTGGCCAGAGCCGCGGCGGCCATGCCACGCCGGATCGATCGAGGATTCCCGGCACGGACGTTGTGGTTTGTTTGCGGCGTTTCGGGGAAGCCGTGGTGAACCATCCGAGCGGCGCACTCGTGAACAACCGAATGGTCCCTAGACAGAAAGGCGGGTTTGCGCCGTGGCAGAAAACCTGACGCCGCACTTCGAAGAGGTACAGGCCCACTACGACCTGTCCGACGACTTCTTCCGGTTGTTCCTCGACCCCACCATGACCTACAGCTGCGCGTACTGGGATCGCAACCGGGATATCTCGCTGGAAGAGGCGCAGTTGCGCAAGATGGACCTCTCGCTGGGCAAGCTGGGTCTGCGGCCGGGCATGACGCTGCTGGACATCGGGTGCGGCTGGGGAGGCACCATGCGCCGCGCGATCGAAAACTACGACGTGAACGTCGTCGGTCTGACCCTGTCCGAGCACCAGGCCGCCCACGTGCAGAAGCTCTTCGACGCGATGAACACCGAACGCAGCAGGCGGGTGTTGCTGCACGGCTGGGAAGAGTTCGACGAACACGCGGACCGGATCGTCTCCATCGGCGCGTTCGAGCATTTCGGGTATGACCGCTACGACGACTTCTTCGCGATGGCCCACCGCACCCTGCCCGAGGACGGGGTGATGATGCTGCACACCATCACCATGCTGACCCCGCAGCAGATCGTCGAGCGCGAACTGCCGATGACCGAGGAGCAGACCAGCTTCAACGAATTCATCGCCACCGAGATCTTCCCGGGCGGTCAGTTGCCGGCGATCGAGATAGTGGAGTTCCACGCATCGAAGATGGGCTTCAATCTGAAACGCCGGCAGTCGTTGCGGCTGCACTACGCCCGCACCCTCGATCACTGGGCCGAGGCGTTGCAGGCGCGCCACCGCGAGGCCGTCGAAATCCAGTCCGAAGAGGTCTACCAGCGCTACATGCGGTACCTGACCGGCTGCGCCGACGCATTCCGGGCCGGATACATCGACGTCAACCAGTTCACGCTGGCCAAATAACCCCGCGCCCGCCCCTCGGGCGACACACGCCGCGGACGTAAGCGGCCACCCGCGTCGGTGTCCGGGTTTATCGTGACAGCGAAATGCCGCTTCATCTGCACCGTGCCGAGCGCACCGATCTGTTGGCCGACGGTCTCGGCGCTCTGCTGGCCCGCCCGTTGTCCGATCCGTTCGCCACCGAACTCGTCGTGGTCCCGGCGCGCGGCGTGGAGCGCTGGCTCAGCCAGCGGTTGTCGCATGTGCTCGGTGCGCGCGGCGGTGACGGAGTGTGCGCCGGGGTCGATTTCCGCAGCCCGGGTTCGTTGATCGCCGAGATCACCGGCACCGCCGACAACGACCCGTGGTCGCCGGACGCGATGGCCTGGCCGCTGCTGGAGGCGATCGACTGTTCGCTGGACAAGCCGTGGTGCCGCACGCTGGCCACGCACGTGGGGCATTTCCACACCGGCGCGGAGGCCGAGCTGCGCCGGGGCAGACGATACGAGGTGGCGCGCCGGCTGGCGGGGCTGTTCGACTCCTACGCTCGGCAACGCCCGCAACTGCTGGTCGACTGGTGCGACGGCGACGTCGGTGATCTCGACGAGGACCTGCGCTGGCAGCCCGAGCTGTGGCGGGCGCTGGTTGCCCGGGTCGCCGCCGACCCGCCGCATATCCGCCACGGTGAGACCATCGCGCGGTTGCGGGGGGCGCCCGGCGAACTGCCGCCGCGGCTCTCGCTGTTCGGGCACACCCGGTTGACCCGCACCGACATCGAGCTCTTGGAGGCCGTGGCCACCCACCACGAGCTACACCTGTGGTTACCGCACCCCAGCGACCAGCTGTGGCGGGCGCTGGCCGGCACACACGGCGCCATTGCCCGGCGCGAGGACGTGAGCCATCGCGCGGTGTCCCATCCGCTGCTCGCGACGCTGGGCCGAGACCTGCGCGAACTGCAACGCGGCCTGCCGGCCGATCCGGTGACAGACGACTACCTCACCGGTGCTGCGCGTCCGGACACGCTGCTCGGCTGGCTGCAGTCCGACATCGCCGCCAATGTCGTTCGCCCACTTGGCCGCACGGTGGCGGCCGACGACCGATCGGTACAGATACACAACTGCCACGGCCCGGCCCGCCAGGTCGACGTGCTACGCGAGGTGCTGCTCGGCCTGTTACAGGACGACCCGACGCTCGAACCGCGCGACATCCTGGTGATGTGCCCGGACATCGAAACCTACGCGCCGCTGATCATGGCCGACTTCGGCCTGGGCGACGTGGTGCACGGCGCCCATCCCGCCCACCAGCTACGGGTGCGGCTGGCGGACCGCTCGCCGATCCAGACCAATCCGCTGCTGGGCATCGCCGCGCAACTGCTGGCCCTGGCGGCCGGCCGGGTGACGGCCAGCGAGGTGCTCAACCTGGCCCAGGCGCCGCCGGTGCGCGCCCGGTTCGGGTTCACCGATGACGACCTGGAAGCCATCACCCGTTGGGTGCGGCAGGCGAACATCCGGTGGGGATTGGACCAGGAGCACCGGCGGCCCTACCACGTCGACTTCGTGCACAACACATGGCGTTTCGGCATCGACCGAATACTGGCGGGCGTCGCGATGTCGGACGATTCGAACGCATGGATCGACGCGACGCTGCCGCTCGACGACGTCAGCAGCAACCGCGTCCAATTGGCCGGCCAGTTCGCCGAATTCGTCGCCCGGCTGGCGCATGTGGTCGACTCCCTCACCGGCACCCGGCCGCTGACCGAGTGGTTGGCCGCCCTGGCCGGGGGCGTCGCGCTGCTGACCCAAGTCCGCGATGCGGACGAATGGCAGACCGGTCAGATGCAACGCGAGTTCGCCCGAACGGCAGCGCAGGCCGGATCCCGGGGCGGCACCGCGCTGCGGCTGCCCGACATTCGCGCGCTGCTCGGCCAACGCCTTTCCGGGCGCCCGACGCGGGCCAACTTCCGCACCGGCACCCTGACGGTGTGCACCATGGTGCCGATGCGCTCCGTACCACACCGGGTGGTCTGCCTGGTCGGGCTCGACGACGGCCTGTTCCCACGGCTCGGCATCGTCGACGGTGACGACGCGCTGGCCCGGTGCCCGATGACCGGCGAGCGCGACATCCGGTCCGAGGACAGGCAACTGTTGCTCGACGCGATCGGCGCGGCCACCGAGAAACTGGTGATCACCTACACCGGCGCCAACGAGTATTCGGGGCAGCCACGCCCGCCCGCGGTGCCGCTGGCCGAATTGCTGGATACCCTCGACATGACCACCACAGCGAAGGTGCGTGACCGGATCGTCATCGAACATCCGTTGCAGCCGTTCGACCTTCGCAACGTGATCCCCGGCAGGCTGGTCCCGGACGTGCCGTTCAGTTTCGACCCCACGGTGCTGCGCGCGGCGCGCGCGGCCACCGGCGAACACAGCGAGCAGCCGAGGTTCATCGTGGCGCCGCTGCCGGCCCCGCCGGCCGGTGACGTGATCCTCGCCGATCTGGTCGGCTTCTTCAGAGACCCGGTGAAAGGGTTCTTCCGCGCACTGGAATTCACGTTGCCGCACGATGTCGACGGCGTGCAGGACGCCATGCCCGTCGACATCGACGGTCTCGAAGAGTGGACGGTCGGCGACCGGATGCTGGGTGACATCCTGCGCGGGATGACTCCCGACGATGCGCGGCAGGCCGAGTGGCGGCGCGGCACGCTGCCGCCGGGTCAACTCGGCTGGCGCAAGGTCACCGAGATTCGCGACCAGGCCGCCGTATTGGCGCTCGAGGCGCTTCGTCACACGCAAAAGCACCGCCCCGCCGCATACGATGTCGACGTCGATCTGGGCGGCGGGCGGCGCCTCACCGGCACGGTGTCGCCGGTGTATGGCGAGCAAACGGTGTCGGTGACGTATTCGCGGCTGGACGGCAAGCACCTGCTGGAATCGTGGATACCGTTGCTGGCGCTGGTCGCTCACGATCCCGGCCGGGACTGGTCGGCGGTGTGCATCGGCCGCATGCGCAGGGGCACCGGCACCCGGGCGGAGGGTCTGGGACCGCCGGGCGACGGTGAGCGGGCCGTCGAGGTGCTGAGCGAGCTGGTGGCGATCTACGATGCGGGACGGCGTGAGCCAATTCCGTTGCCCATCAAAACGTCCTACGCTTGGGCGGCCGCGCGCTACGGCGGCGACGACCCGGTGACCGAGGCGCGGTACCGATGGAGATCCAGCGACCGTTTCCCTGGCGAGGACCAGGCTCCGGCGCACGCGCGGGCGTGGGGAAAGGGTGCGCCGCTCGACGCGCTGATGCAGCCGGTGCGGCCAGGCGAGGAGTGCGACGGCGAAGACAACCGGCTCGGCGCCTACGCTGCCCGAGTCTGGCTGCCGATGCTGCGCGCCGAGAGGAAGCGGGTCTGATGGAGCGCTTCGACCTGTTGGGCGCGCTGCCGGCCGAGCGTTCCACCACCGTGCTGGAGGCCAGCGCGGGGACCGGCAAGACGTTCGCGTTGGCCGGCCTGGTGACGCGGTATCTCGCCGACGGCGCCGCGACGCTGGACCAGATGCTGCTGATCACCTTCGGCCGGGCCGCCAGCCAGGAGCTGCGCGAGCGCGTCCGCTGCCAAATCGTCGATGCCGTACGCACTTTCGCGGATCCGTCGACCGTCGGCGACAACCAGGTGGTGGCGTACCTACTGGACGGCACCGACGATCAGCGTGCAGCGCGCCAACAGCGCCTTCGCGACGCGCTGGCCGGCTTCGACGCGGCGACGATCGCCACCACCCACCAGTTCTGCCAACTGGTGCTGCGCTCGCTCGGCGTGGCCGGCGACACCGCGGCCAGCGTGACGCTGCTCGACAGCCTCGACGACCTGGTGACCGAGATCGTCGATGACCTGTACCTGGCCCACTTCGGCCAGGAGCGCGACGATCCGGTGCTGCACTATCGCGAGGCGCTGCGGCTGGCGCGCGAGGTCGTCAAGAACCCGTCGACCCAGCTGCGGCCGCGTGACCCGGATCCCGATTCGCGGGCCGCTGTCAGCGTCGGGTTCGCCAATGATGTTCTGGCCGAGTTGGATACACGCAAGCGCCGGCTGGGCGTCCTCGGCTATGACGACCTGTTGATCCGGCTGGCCGATGCGCTGGCCACCGGCGACTCCCCCGCCCGGCTGCGCATGCATCAACGCTGGCCGATCGTCATGGTCGACGAGTTCCAGGACACCGACCCCGTGCAATGGCAGGTGATCGACCGCGCGTTCAGTGGGCGCTCCACGGTGATTCTCATCGGTGATCCCAAGCAGGCGATCTATGCGTTTCGCGGCGGTGACATCGTCACCTACCTGCGGGCGGCCGAGACGGCGGGTGAGCGCAAGACGCTGGACACCAACTGGCGCACCGATTCCGCGCTGCTGCAGCGGCTGCAGGTGGTGCTGCGCGGCGCCCAACTCGGCGACCCCGCGATCGTGGTGAACGACGTCGACGCGCATCACCGCGGCCATCGGCTCGCCGGAGCACCGTGCAACGACCCCTTCCGGTTGCGTGTGGTCGCGCGAAACGCTTTGGGGCGACGCGGGGTTCAGAACCTGCCGATCGACCAGGTGCGCGAGCATATCGGTGCGGACCTGGCGTCCGACATCCGCGCGTTGCTGGCCAGCGGTGCGACGTTCGGCGGCCGGCCGCTGCAGGCCCGCGACATCGCCGTCATCGTGGAGAAGCACCGGGACGCGCACGCGTGTTTCAAGGCGCTCTGCGACGCGGGCGTCCCCGCGGTCTACACCGGCAACTCCGACGTGTTCACCTCCGAGGCCGCCGAGGATTGGCTGTGCCTGCTGGAGGCGTTCGATCAACCGCACCGGCCCGGGATGGTGCGCGCGGCCGCGGCGACGATGTTCTTCGGGGAGACCGCCGAAACGCTGGCCGCCGGGGGCGACGCCCTGACGGACCGGATCGCAATGACCCTGCGCGAGTGGGCCGGTCACGCCCGCGAACGCGGTGTCGCGGCCATCTTCGAGGCGGCGCAATTGCTGGGCATGGGCAATCGCGTGCTCGCCTGGCAGGGTGGTGAGCGGCACATGACCGACCTGGCGCATGTCACCCAGCTGCTGCAGGATGTCGCGCACCGTGAGCACTACAGCCTGCCCGCGCTGCGCGATTGGCTGCGCCGGCAGCGTGACGAACGCAGCGGCGCACCGGAGCGCAACCGCCGGCTCGACAGCGACGCCGCGGCCGTGCAGATCATGACCGTCTTCGTCAGCAAGGGCCTGCAATACCCGATCGTGTACCTGCCGTTCGCGTTCAACCGCAACACCCAGGACAGCGACGTGGTGCTGTTCCACGACGAGGACGGCATGCGTTGTCTGCACGTCGGAGGCAAGGACAGCCCCGACTTCAAAGTCGTTGAGCGGCTTGGCCGTAAAGAGGACGCCAGCGACGACAGCCGGCTCACCTACGTCGCGCTGACCAGGGCGCAGGCCCAGGTGGTGGCGTGGTGGTCGCCGGCGTACTACGAACCCAACGGCGGCCTGTCGCGGCTGCTGCGGGGTCGCCGGCCCGGCGAGCCGGTGGTTCCGGACCGCTGCGAACCCGCGAAGATCTCCGACGACGACGCCATGGCCCGGCTGCGCGAGTGGGAGGCGGCCGGCGGGCCGGTCATCGAGGAGTCGGTGGTGGCGCCGGCCCCGTCGCTGCCCGCCGAACCGGTGCCCGCGCGCCTGGAAAGTCGCCACTTCCACCGCGGCATCGACACCGGCTGGCGGCGCACCTCCTATTCCGGTCTGATACGGGCGGCGCAGAGCAGCGGGGTGAGCAGCGAGCCCGAAGTCGGCGAACTCGACGACGAAGTGGGCGACATCCCGTTGGTGTCCGCGGTATCCGGGCCGGACGTACCCTCGCCGATGGCGGATCTTCCGGCCGGCGCCACGTTCGGCTCGCTGGTGCACGCCGTGCTGGAAACGGCCGACCCGTTCGCCGCGGACCTCGCGGCCGAGCTGGAGACGCAGATCCGGGCGCATTCGGCGTGGTGGCCGGTTGCCGCGGCGCCCGAGGAGTTGGCCGCGGCGATGGTGCCGATGCACGACACCTCGCTGGGGCCGTTGACCGGTGGTATGACGCTGCGCCAGATCGGATTGCCAGACCGGTTGCGCGAGCTGGATTTTGAACTTCCCTTGGCCGGTGGGGATCGTCGTGCGACGGCGGCGCAGGTTCGGCTGGCGGATCTGGCGCCGCTGTTGCGCGAACACCTGCCGGCCGATGATGTGCTGGCATCGTATGCCGACCGGTTGGCCGAACCCGGCCTCGGCGATCAGTCGCTGCGCGGATACCTCACCGGATCGATCGACGCCGTCCTCCGTGTTCCCGACGGGGCGGGGCACCGCTTCGTGGTAGTGGATTACAAGACCAACCGGCTCGGGGACCCGGAACGACCGCTGACCGCTGCCGACTACGACCGGTCACGGATGGCGGAGGCGATGTTGCACTCGGACTATCCGCTGCAGGCGCTGCTGTATTGCGCTGTGCTGCATCGGTTCCTGCGGTGGCGGCTGACGGATTACGACCCGAGCCGCCATCTCGGTGGCGTCCTCTACCTGTTCGTGCGGGGCATGTGCGGCGCGCAGACGCCGGTGCTCGACGGGCATCCGGCGGGCGTCTTCGATTGGCGGCCGCCCTGGTCGTTGATCGCGGCGCTGTCCGACCTGCTCGACGCCCGGGGGGTGGCCGCGTGACCGCGGAAGTGATGTCCGCGACCGGATTGCTGCGCACGTTCAGTGACGCCGGTGTTCTCGAGCCCGCCGATATCCATGTGGCGCAACGGCTTACCTCGCTCACGGGTGGATCCGATGAGCGGGTGGAGCTGGCCGTCGCTTTGGTGGTGCGTGCGCTGCGCGGCGGCTCGGTCTGCGTCGATCTGCGCGCAGTGCCCGCCCAGGTCGATGACGCCGACCTGCCCTGGCCCGGCGCCGCCGACTGGATGTCGGCGGTGCGGGCCAGCGCCTTGCTTCAGACGCCACCGGTGCTACGACTGCTCGGCGATCTGCTGTACTTCGACAGGTACTGGCTCGAGGAGCAGCAGGTCTGCACCGACCTGCTGGCGCTTTCGGCAGCTCCGGCCACCGTCGAATCATCCAGTTACGAAAGACTTTTCCCGCCCGGTTACGAGGAACAGCGGGCGGCCGCCGAGATCGCGGTGTCGCAGGCGTTGACCGTGCTGACCGGCGGGCCCGGCACCGGCAAGACCACCACAGTCGCCCGCCTGCTCGCCCTGCTCACCGAACATGCGGAGCGTGCCGGTTTGCCCAAACCCCGGATCGCGCTGGCCGCCCCGACGGGCAAGGCGGCGGCCCGGCTGGCCGAGGCGGTGGCCGCGGGGATCGAGGAGCTCACCGCCGCGGACCGGGCGCGGCTGACCGGCCTACCGGGAACCACGCTGCACCGCCTGCTGGGTCCCCGGCCGGACACGTCGGTGCGGTTCAAGCACAATCGCGCCAATCGACTGCCGCACGACGTCATCGTGGTGGACGAGACGTCGATGGTGTCGTTGACCATGATGGCCCGGCTGGTCGAAGCGGTACGGCCGGACACCCGGCTGATCCTGGTCGGTGACCCCGACCAGTTGGCCTCGGTGGAGGCGGGC is part of the Mycobacterium mantenii genome and encodes:
- a CDS encoding molybdopterin oxidoreductase family protein, translated to MAIDRIADPWGTRTPYEPGTRWPERVDTYLADGVTAEAVDRWVQSAAVLHSNGDGLDIAVKDGRIVGVRGRGVDRVNHGRLDPKDLFGWQANASADRLTTPMIRIHGELKPCGWDTAMQRIVDRSRDLLDRHGPSSIGFYTSGQLFAEAYYTQGAIAHGAIGTNHVDGNTRLCTATAAEALKESFGCDGQPGSYTDVDHADVIALFGHNVAETQTVLWARMLDRLAGSSPPAIICVDPRLTPVARHATIHLAPLPGTNVALMNGLLHEIIGHGWIDRDYIDTHTVGFDELRGRVEEFPPERVAEICGVRADDIRRAARLLGTARRLMSTVLQGFYQSHQATAAAVQVNNIHLVRGMLGKPGCGVLQMNGQPTAENTRECGANGDLAGFRNWSNDSHVAELAKLWNLDVLQIPHYGPPTHAMQMFRYAEEGTLRMLWVTATNPAVSLPELPRIRDILSQERLFLIVQDIFMTETAALADVVLPAAAWAEKTGTFTNADRTVHLSEKAVEPPGSARSDLDIFLDYARRMDFRDKDGRPFPPWTDAESAFEAWKQCSAGRPCDYTGLSYEKLRGGGGIQWPCNAEHPDGTERLYADAKFWATPDYCEAYGKDLITGAPLQPDEYRSMNPFGKAIIKAAEYVPPHERTSSEFPFALITGRTVYHFHTRTKTARAQQLQRAAPEVWVEVSERDAHHLGIEEGDLVEVSTPRGRVSCAARICGIRDGVLFVPFHYGYWDTDGKTHQRAGNEMTLTDWDPVSKQPIYKTAAARLRKVRVRPPGQNGYAPTTAASTPVNGSVPATEGGAMAGVTEVVLTGNRP
- the cynS gene encoding cyanase, with amino-acid sequence MTRNELTEQIVVARLAKGLTWQQLADAIDRPLMWTTAALLGQHPIPVEHAKVLIDMLGLDESAVPVLAAASMRGGLPTAVPTDPTIYRFYEALQVYGGALKEVIAEQFGDGIMSAINFSLDVQKKPHPSGDRVVVTFDGKFLPYQWVAADD
- a CDS encoding nitroreductase family protein is translated as MEAWDAICARRNVRDYQPKPIPGEDLDRIAEAGWRAPSAKNRQPWDFVIVTDRNQLAELSTVWRGAGHIAAAPAAIAIVVPVPPDERRVVTDNYDVGQATMAMMIAATDLGIGTGHSSVGDQDKARAILGVPDEYLVAFLLGVGYPADRPLRPIRKPNRRPFSEVVHHGRW
- a CDS encoding cyclopropane mycolic acid synthase family methyltransferase, with amino-acid sequence MAENLTPHFEEVQAHYDLSDDFFRLFLDPTMTYSCAYWDRNRDISLEEAQLRKMDLSLGKLGLRPGMTLLDIGCGWGGTMRRAIENYDVNVVGLTLSEHQAAHVQKLFDAMNTERSRRVLLHGWEEFDEHADRIVSIGAFEHFGYDRYDDFFAMAHRTLPEDGVMMLHTITMLTPQQIVERELPMTEEQTSFNEFIATEIFPGGQLPAIEIVEFHASKMGFNLKRRQSLRLHYARTLDHWAEALQARHREAVEIQSEEVYQRYMRYLTGCADAFRAGYIDVNQFTLAK
- the recC gene encoding exodeoxyribonuclease V subunit gamma — translated: MPLHLHRAERTDLLADGLGALLARPLSDPFATELVVVPARGVERWLSQRLSHVLGARGGDGVCAGVDFRSPGSLIAEITGTADNDPWSPDAMAWPLLEAIDCSLDKPWCRTLATHVGHFHTGAEAELRRGRRYEVARRLAGLFDSYARQRPQLLVDWCDGDVGDLDEDLRWQPELWRALVARVAADPPHIRHGETIARLRGAPGELPPRLSLFGHTRLTRTDIELLEAVATHHELHLWLPHPSDQLWRALAGTHGAIARREDVSHRAVSHPLLATLGRDLRELQRGLPADPVTDDYLTGAARPDTLLGWLQSDIAANVVRPLGRTVAADDRSVQIHNCHGPARQVDVLREVLLGLLQDDPTLEPRDILVMCPDIETYAPLIMADFGLGDVVHGAHPAHQLRVRLADRSPIQTNPLLGIAAQLLALAAGRVTASEVLNLAQAPPVRARFGFTDDDLEAITRWVRQANIRWGLDQEHRRPYHVDFVHNTWRFGIDRILAGVAMSDDSNAWIDATLPLDDVSSNRVQLAGQFAEFVARLAHVVDSLTGTRPLTEWLAALAGGVALLTQVRDADEWQTGQMQREFARTAAQAGSRGGTALRLPDIRALLGQRLSGRPTRANFRTGTLTVCTMVPMRSVPHRVVCLVGLDDGLFPRLGIVDGDDALARCPMTGERDIRSEDRQLLLDAIGAATEKLVITYTGANEYSGQPRPPAVPLAELLDTLDMTTTAKVRDRIVIEHPLQPFDLRNVIPGRLVPDVPFSFDPTVLRAARAATGEHSEQPRFIVAPLPAPPAGDVILADLVGFFRDPVKGFFRALEFTLPHDVDGVQDAMPVDIDGLEEWTVGDRMLGDILRGMTPDDARQAEWRRGTLPPGQLGWRKVTEIRDQAAVLALEALRHTQKHRPAAYDVDVDLGGGRRLTGTVSPVYGEQTVSVTYSRLDGKHLLESWIPLLALVAHDPGRDWSAVCIGRMRRGTGTRAEGLGPPGDGERAVEVLSELVAIYDAGRREPIPLPIKTSYAWAAARYGGDDPVTEARYRWRSSDRFPGEDQAPAHARAWGKGAPLDALMQPVRPGEECDGEDNRLGAYAARVWLPMLRAERKRV